A genomic stretch from Ureibacillus composti includes:
- a CDS encoding site-specific integrase — MAREKYYKTKKDSIYWYKDNEGKKKYAYRYKFHDHNGKRIERSSRKFNSIEECERALIEVKAQVLNGNVTQLDKMQTTLSEWFTIWLESKKKKIKVSTYSQYECFFRLYLNPLLGHYKLKQLTKMVVQHDLVDDMIERGLSEKTIRNTVTTLNSSLIAAVEEEYLDRRRFTSLDYRGAKPIRKMDTLTEKELNQLIYLTKTYCNASQFTVIFTIASTGMRKGESLALCWKDIDFDNKTISISRTRDYHSTRSAKTKNSIRTIDMNDELVNTLRRYRSWCIETKLTQGNKLKETDYVFISRSGEPVCYHYPNWALRKIIDKHQFREITIHTLRHTVASILVGNGVPVPTVAKILGDTINVVNEVYSHSLERKEKEAIEILGNIANLK; from the coding sequence ATGGCAAGAGAAAAATATTACAAAACTAAAAAAGATAGTATTTACTGGTATAAGGATAATGAAGGTAAAAAGAAATACGCTTACCGTTACAAATTTCATGATCATAACGGCAAACGTATTGAGAGGTCCTCCAGAAAATTCAATTCAATCGAAGAATGTGAACGTGCATTAATTGAAGTAAAAGCACAAGTGTTAAACGGCAATGTAACTCAACTTGATAAAATGCAAACTACATTATCCGAGTGGTTCACTATTTGGTTAGAATCAAAAAAGAAAAAAATCAAAGTTTCAACTTACTCGCAGTACGAATGTTTTTTTAGACTCTATTTAAATCCCCTTCTTGGCCATTATAAACTAAAACAGCTGACTAAAATGGTGGTGCAGCATGATTTAGTTGATGACATGATTGAAAGAGGTTTGTCTGAAAAGACAATTCGGAATACTGTGACTACATTAAATTCATCTCTTATTGCAGCCGTTGAAGAAGAGTATTTAGATCGTCGTCGTTTTACAAGTTTAGATTATCGGGGCGCCAAACCAATTCGTAAAATGGACACTCTAACCGAAAAAGAATTAAACCAGTTAATTTACTTAACAAAAACCTACTGCAATGCTTCTCAATTTACAGTTATTTTTACGATAGCCTCAACTGGGATGAGAAAAGGTGAATCCCTTGCTCTTTGTTGGAAGGATATTGACTTTGATAATAAGACTATATCCATTTCAAGAACACGTGATTATCACAGTACACGATCAGCGAAAACAAAAAATAGTATTCGTACAATCGATATGAATGACGAATTAGTAAATACTTTAAGAAGATATCGTAGTTGGTGTATCGAAACGAAATTAACTCAAGGTAATAAGCTAAAGGAAACGGATTATGTATTTATTTCGCGTTCAGGTGAGCCTGTTTGCTATCACTATCCGAATTGGGCTTTAAGAAAAATAATTGATAAGCACCAATTCCGTGAAATAACTATTCATACGTTAAGACACACTGTAGCAAGTATTTTAGTCGGAAACGGTGTACCTGTTCCAACTGTTGCTAAAATTTTAGGAGATACCATTAATGTTGTCAATGAGGTGTATTCGCATTCACTTGAAAGAAAAGAAAAAGAAGCAATAGAAATTTTGGGGAATATCGCAAATTTGAAATAA
- a CDS encoding ImmA/IrrE family metallo-endopeptidase, translating into MYCTSHTEDYVKEMYFKLGVLNPEQLDFLNIGNKLGIKVFYWKEHSQAVFLRDYAYIFLNQYLNNQQKWQDFCHELGHVLLHSGNQKQMTKSFIEYQESKANQFMYHACVPSFMLDQLSIDLTRESINLVQQLFNVEYNFALQRLTQYINNRILC; encoded by the coding sequence ATGTATTGCACTAGTCACACGGAAGATTATGTAAAGGAGATGTATTTTAAGTTAGGTGTTCTAAATCCGGAGCAACTTGATTTTCTTAATATTGGAAACAAGCTAGGTATAAAGGTTTTTTATTGGAAAGAACATAGTCAAGCGGTTTTTCTTAGGGATTACGCATACATATTTTTAAATCAATACTTAAATAATCAACAAAAGTGGCAAGATTTTTGCCATGAACTCGGCCATGTATTACTTCATTCTGGAAATCAAAAACAGATGACAAAAAGTTTTATAGAATACCAGGAATCAAAAGCGAATCAGTTTATGTATCACGCTTGTGTACCCTCTTTCATGCTAGATCAACTAAGTATTGATTTAACACGCGAATCTATAAATTTGGTCCAGCAACTATTTAACGTTGAATATAACTTTGCATTACAACGTTTAACCCAATACATAAATAATAGAATACTATGCTAA